A part of Aspergillus flavus chromosome 1, complete sequence genomic DNA contains:
- a CDS encoding nucleosome-binding factor SPN, POB3 subunit has product MESFDNIYLDLSKQPGKCKLAESGLGWKPSGGGETFTLDSSNVGAAQWSRAAKGFELKILSRSSGVIQLDGFDQEDFERLSKAFKIWYGINVESREHALRGWNWGKAEFTKAELSFNVQNRPAFEVPYSEISNTNLAGKNEVAVELALNTDGADANAQPAGSTKNRGRKAASGPDELVEMRFYIPGTVMKTEKGIKEENGEEENGEEEEEGEEQNAANLFYEMLMEKAEIGDVAGDTFATFLDVLHLTPRGRFDIDMYESSFRLRGKTYDYKIQYSSIKKFFLLPKNDDTHTLIVLGLDPPLRQGQTRYPFLVMQLKLDEEISLELNMTDELMETRYKDKLEPRYEEPIHQVVTKIFRGLSGKKVIMPSKDFVSHHGHSGVKCSIKANEGLLYFLDKSLIFVPKPATYIQVENIAIITMSRVGGAVSASRTFDITVSLKAGMGEHQFSNINREEQQPLEEFFKAKNIRFKNEMSDDAGALLAAALDNDVMGSSDDEGVRADRGSADEDEESIDEDFQAESESDVAEEYDSAHESSGSGSDAEMNDASDGGGDDDDEDVDMSEEERPKKKSKVGK; this is encoded by the exons AT GGAGAGCTTCGATAATATCTACCTCGACCTCTCCAAGCAGCCCGGAAAGTGCAAACTTGCGGAAAGTGGCCTGGGATGGAAACCTTCTGGTGGAGGCGAGACTTTCACCCTCGATAGCAGCAATGTCGGCGCAGCCCAATGGAGTCGAGCGGCAAAGGGATTCGAACTGAAAATCTTGTCGCGCTCGTCGGGTGTTATCCAACTGGATGGCTTCGATCAAGAG GATTTCGAGCGATTAAGCAAGGCCTTCAAGATTTGGTATGGAATAAACGTGGAAAGTAGGGAGCACGCTCTCCGGGGTTGGAACTGGGGCAAGGCAGAATTCACCAAGGCTGAGCTATCTTTCAACGTCCAAAACCGACCTGCGTTCGAAGTCCCTTATTCCGAAATCTCGAACACGAACCTTGCAGGAAAGAATGAAGTCGCTGTCGAACTCGCTCTTAACACCGATGGCGCCGATGCCAATGCCCAGCCAGCCGGTAGCACCAAGAACCGTGGCCGGAAGGCCGCTTCGGGCCCTGATGAATTGGTCGAGATGCGCTTTTATATCCCTGGAACAGTAATGAAGACAGAGAAGggcatcaaggaagagaatggcgaagaagaaaacggcgaggaagaggaggaaggcgAAGAACAGAATGCGGCCAACCTTTTCTACGAGATGCTCATGGAAAAAGCAGAGATTGGAGATGTGGCTGGCGATACGTTTGCTACTTTCCTCGATGTTCTTCATCTTACGCCCAG AGGTCGTTTCGATATCGACATGTACGAGTCTTCCTTCCGACTACGTGGCAAAACCTACGATTACAAGATTCAGTACTCTTCTATCAAGAAATTCTTCTTGCTTCCCAAGAATGACGATACACATACGCTCATTGTTCTTGGACTCGACCCCCCTCTGCGACAGGGCCAAACTCGGTACCCATTCCTGGTTATGCAATTGAAGCTGGACGAAGAAATTAGCCTTGAGCTTAACATGACAGA TGAATTGATGGAGACTCGCTACAAGGACAAGTTGGAGCCTCGTTATGAGGAACCGATTCATCAGGTCGTAACCAAGATCTTCCGCGGTCTTTCGGGCAAGAAGGTCATTATGCCATCGAAGGACTTTGTCAG CCATCATGGTCACAGTGGGGTTAAATGCTCTATTAAGGCCAACGAAGGTCTTTTGTACTTCTTGGACAAGAGCCTAATCTTCGTCCCGAAGCCTGCTACGTACATTCAGGTCGAGAACATTGCCATTATCACGATGTCCCGTGTCGGTGGTGCCGTGTCGGCCAGCAGAACCTTCGATATCACAGTCAGTCTGAAGGCTGGCATGGGAGAGCATCAATTTAGTAACATTAACCG TGAGGAACAACAACCTCTCGAGGAATTCTTCAAAGCGAAGAACATCCGATTCAAGAACGAAATGTCTGACGACGCTGGGGCTCTACTTGCTGCCGCCCTTGACAACGACGTTATGGGTTCCAGCGATGACGAGGGCGTACGTGCCGATCGTGGATCGgctgacgaggatgaggaatCTATCGACGAGGACTTCCAGGCCGAGTCCGAGTCTGACGTTGCAGAAGAGTACGACTCGGCCCATGAAAGCAGTGGCAGCGGGAGCGACGCCGAAATGAACGACGCTTCCGATGGCGGcggcgacgacgatgatgaggatgtagATATGTCGGAAGAGGAACGGCCCAAGAAGAAATCTAAGGTTGGGAAATAA
- a CDS encoding cell division control protein 3 (septin family protein), giving the protein MASPPPTNGSPTPAVESPESSKPSSPFVERSNPMGSGNAQTVSSSDPKAVAQAATDMKNVVRRKLTGYVGFANLPNQWHRKSVRKGFNFNVMVVGESGLGKSTLVNTLFNTSLYPPKERTGPSHDIIPKTVAIQSISADIEENGVRLRLTVVDTPGFGDFVNNDDSWRPIVENIEQRYDAYLEAENKVNRTNIVDNRIHACVYFIQPTGHSLKPLDIEVMRRLHTKVNLIPVIAKADTLTDEEIAQFKQRILADIQHHSIQIFEGPRYELDDEETIAENQEIMSKVPFAVVGANAEVATADGRKVRGRSYPWGTIEVDNEEHCDFVKLRQMLIRTHMEELKEHTNNHLYENYRSDKLTQMGVAQDPSVFKEVNPAVKQEEERALHEQKLAKMEAEMKMVFQQKVAEKESKLKQSEDELYARHREMKDQLERQRQELDEKKSRLESGRPIEEKGKRKGFSLR; this is encoded by the exons ATGG CTTCACCACCCCCCACCAACGGCTCCCCCACCCCGGCCGTGGAGTCTCCTGAGAGCAGCAAGCCCAGTTCTCCCTTTGTGGAGCGCAGCAACCCCATGGGATCAGGAAACGCACAAACCGTCAGCTCCAGTGACCCGAAGGCTGTGGCCCAGGCTGCCACCGACATGAAGAACGTTGTTCGCCGCAAGTTGACTGGCTACGTCGGTTTTGCCAACCTGCCCAACCAATGGCACCGTAAAAGTGTTCGCAAGGGATTCAACTTCAACGTGATGGTTGTTG GTGAATCTGGTCTCGGAAAGTCGACCCTTGTCAACACTCTCTTTAACACCTCTCTTTACCCCCCTAAGGAGCGCACCGGCCCTAGCCACGACATCATCCCGAAGACCGTGGCCATCCAGTCTATCAGCGCAGACATTGAAGAGAACGGCGTTCGTCTTCGCCTGACCGTGGTTGACACCCCGGGATTCGGTGATTTCGTGAACAACGACGATTCGTGGCGCCCTATTGTAGAGAACATTGAGCAGCGATACGATGCCTACCTGGAGGCTGAGAACAAGGTCAACCGCACTAACATTGTTGACAACCGTATCCACGCCTGTGTCTACTTCATCCAGCCCACCGGCCACTCCCTTAAGCCTCTGGACATTGAGGTCATGCGCCGGTTGCACACCAAGGTCAACCTGATCCCTGTGATCGCCAAGGCCGATACCTTGACGGACGAGGAGATTGCTCAGTTTAAGCAGAGA ATCCTTGCCGATATCCAACACCACTCCATCCAGATCTTTGAGGGCCCCCGCTACGAActcgacgacgaagaaaccATCGCCGAGAACCAGGAGATCATGTCGAAGGTCCCCTTCGCTGTGGTCGGTGCCAACGCTGAGGTCGCCACTGCTGACGGCCGTAAGGTCCGAGGCCGTAGTTACCCATGGGGTACCATCGAGGTCGACAACGAGGAACACTGTGACTTTGTCAAGCTGCGCCAGATGTTGATCCGCACCCACATGGAAGAGCTCAAGGAACACACCAACAACCACCTGTACGAGAACTACCGCTCCGACAAGCTGACCCAGATGGGTGTCGCCCAGGACCCGAGCGTGTTCAAGGAAGTCAACCCGGCCGTCAagcaggaggaagagcgtGCCCTGCACGAGCAGAAGCTCGCCAAGATGGAGgcagagatgaagatggtcTTCCAACAGAAGGTggccgagaaagagagcaagCTGAAACAGAGCGAAGACGAACTATACGCTCGACATCGCGAGATGAAGGATCAACTGGAGCGGCAACGCCAGGAActggacgagaagaagagtcgCCTCGAAAGTGGTCGACCGATCGAAGAGAAGGGCAAGCGAAAGGGCTTCTCTCTTCGTTAG
- a CDS encoding putative integral membrane protein (unnamed protein product): MPSQSGCVMKRCLQRHWARCCLPQVLPSATTIKETVSLLSCVVSQQLPQLSLSLSLLFPKTYLVLLLVLPTNTALLQLRRHRQNPLTTTAPRPASPKNSALHRSIRSPSSFSRPFSVLSLTSRPLSALLPLRSRSLEPSFLLSLRTSPVPDSHGSTSSVELAFGREAEGLGPDSTRNMVPVWSNLRYPHTRCYPPSDDIRKARLGENKPADWLRHVTLLLSVFRYLLSYITFNYYSSSAQVSYRLAFLSAAATYGIVVYKGHIARGRLQGSVPNIAVKLAGDENVQYLGMAIVWLYSRQVPLALLPFSVYSIFHVATYSRAHLIPTLQPPAQGAGSASPSSPGAAKPAASPLADTIGRFVKQYYDASMDLVAGLEMALLFRLALGVLTFSKGSILLFFIYVAFFRARYTQSSFVQQAVRHFTARVDASVSHQNTPPAVRQGWETFKGVVRQAYESTDLGRLTSGAQGKKPQ, translated from the exons ATGCCGAGTCAGTCGGGGTGTGTCATGAAAAGGTGCCTTCAACGTCACTGGGCAAGGTGTTGTTTGCCTCAGGTTCTTCCGTCAGCTACGACGATTAAGGAAACTGTAAGTTTACTGAGCTGTGTCGTCAGCCAGCAGCTCCCccaactttctctttctctctctctcctcttcccgAAGACTTACctagtactactactagtactaccgACGAACACTGCCTTACTTCAGCTAAGAAGGCATCGTCAAAACCCACTCACTACGACCGCCCCCCGCCCAGCCTCCCCCAAAAATAGTGCACTCCACCGCTCAATTCGCTCCCCTTCCAGCTTTTCTCGACCCTTCtctgttctttctctcacGTCACGGCCACTTAGCGCATTGCTACCTCTCCGCTCTCGCTCTCTTGAGCCTTCCTTCTTACTATCTTTACGCACTTCCCCTGTCCCCGA CTCTCATGGCTCCACCTCCTCCGTCGAACTTGCCTTTGGCCGAGAGGCTGAAGGCCTTGGCCCAGACTCTACA CGGAACATGGTACCCGTTTGGAGCAATTTGCGATATCCACACACCAGATGCTACCCCCCATCGGACGACATTCGCAAGGCAAGGTTGGGAGAAAACAAACCCGCTGACTGGCTTAGGCACGTCACCCTGCTGCTCTCCGTCTTCCGCTATCTCCTGTCCTACATCACCTTCAACTACTACTCGTCCTCGGCCCAGGTGTCCTACCGCTTGGCTTTCCTTTCGGCGGCTGCGACATATGGTATCGTGGTGTACAAGGGACACATTGCCCGTGGTCGTCTTCAGGGTAGCGTTCCGAACATTGCGGTGAAGCTCGCTGGTGATGAAAATGTCCAGTATCTTG GAATGGCGATTGTCTGGCTCTATTCCCGCCAGGTCCCATTGGCCCTCCTCCCCTTTAGCGTCTACTCGATCTTCCACGTTGCGACATACTCTCGCGCCCACCTGATCCCCACTTTGCAGCCTCCCGCCCAGGGCGCCGGATCCGCGTCGCCCTCCTCTCCTGGTGCTGCCAAGCCCGCTGCCAGTCCTTTGGCAGACACCATTGGAAGATTTGTCAAGCAGTACTACGATGCCAGCATGGATCTCGTCGCTGGGCTCGAGATGGCGCTGCTGTTCCGCCTGGCCCTGGGAGTTCTGACCTTCTCCAAGGGAAgcattcttctcttctttatcTACGTGGCCTTCTTCCGCGCGAGATACACCCAGAGCTCGTTTGTCCAGCAGGCCGTGCGTCATTTCACCGCCCGCGTGGATGCTTCGGTTTCGCACCAGAACACTCCCCCGGCTGTGCGCCAGGGATGGGAGACCTTCAAGGGTGTTGTTCGTCAGGCCTATGAGAGTACTGACCTGGGCCGCCTGACCTCTGGCGCCCAGGGCAAGAAGCCGCAATAA
- a CDS encoding putative mitochondrial carrier protein yields the protein MSLTSRVFGLFSTTETTVPDSPPAASYSKPTNTGDHAFHATGPIRAGSGHVQTTPLEDEEEPRPPYLRAMLAGGTGGTCGDMLMHSLDTVKTRQQGDPHFPPKYTSMTSSYATIYRQEGLLRGLYGGAVPAFCGSFPGTLIFFGVYEFTKRRMIDSGINANVAYLSGGFFADLAASVVYVPSEVLKTRLQLQGRYNNPHFNSGYNYRSTRDALRTIIRQEGFSALFHGYRATIYRDLPFSALQFAFYEQEQRLAKNWVGSRDIGLGLEILTAATAGGMAGVITCPMDVVKTRIQTQQNPDVQSSASSSKPAAEHASIKESPRQHTSSQTPSSLRKHSRPISTGGASTSVAPPGAPRLDTSSFLTGLKMIYQTEGLAGWFRGVVPRGVWTSIQSGTMLVMYQYLLKKLEAYDNLGEMNPL from the exons ATGAGTTTGACCTCGCGCGTGTTTGGCCTGTTTTCCACGACAGAGACAACCGTTCCGGACTCCCCTCCGGCCGCTTCGTATTCGAAACCCACCAACACCGGCGACCATGCCTTCCATGCGACGGGCCCGATAAGGGCAGGCTCCGGCCATGTACAAACAACACCGctcgaggacgaggaagagccTCGTCCGCCGTATCTACGT GCTATGCTTGCGGGAGGTACCGGTGGTACATGCGGCGACATGCTCATGCATTCACTCGATACGGTTAAGACGAGACAGCAAGGCGACCCCCACTTCCCTCCGAAATATACTTCGATGACCTCATCGTATGCGACGATCTATCGACAGGAAGGTTTACTGCGAGGTCTGTACGGTGGAGCTGTTCCTGCCTTTTGCGGCTCCTTTCCAGGCACTCTGatcttctttggtgtttATGAGTTCACCAAACGACGGATGATCGATTCTGGCATCAATGCTAATGTAGCATACCTATCCGGAG GTTTCTTTGCGGATTTGGCCGCTTCCGTTGTCTATGTCCCTTCAGAGGTGTTGAAGACACGACTGCAACTCCAGGGACGCTATAACAACCCTCATTTCAATTCGGGATACAACTACCGGTCTACCCGCGATGCTCTCCGCACGATCATCCGCCAGGAAGGATTCTCCGCTCTTTTCCATGGGTACAGGGCTACCATCTACCGTGACCTTCCGTTCTCTGCCCTGCAATTCGCATTCTACGAACAGGAACAGCGACTGGCGAAGAACTGGGTGGGATCTCGAGACATTGGGCTTGGACTGGAGATCCTGACTGCAGCAACTGCCGGCGGAATGGCAGGTGTGATAACGTGCCCCATGGATGTGGTGAAGACCCGCATCCAGACGCAGCAGAACCCCGATGTCCAGAGTTCGGCGTCTTCATCGAAGCCTGCCGCGGAACATGCGTCGATCAAAGAGAGCCCCCGACAGCATACATCGTCTCAGACTCCGTCGAGTCTGCGGAAACACTCGCGGCCGATTTCCACCGGGGGTGCGTCGACGTCAGTGGCTCCTCCGGGAGCGCCTCGTCTGGACACCTCGTCTTTCTTGACGGGACTCAAGATGATCTACCAGACGGAGGGGCTTGCCGGCTGGTTCCGCGGCGTCGTCCCCCGTGGAGTGTGGACCAGCATCCAGAGTGGAACGATGCTGGTCATGTACCAATACTTGTTGAAAAAGCT